ACCAGGTTTGCAAACATTATGATGAGGCCGGTTATTAATATCCACGACCCGAAGGTTGAGACCATCTGCCATGGTTGAAATTCAGGAAGATAGTCGTAATATCTCCTAGGCATTCCATTCAGTCCCAGTATGAACATAGGAAAATAGAGGGTGTTAAAACCAACGAACAGAAATGCAGCCGAGATATTTGCAATTTTTTTGTTATACATCTTTCCAAACATCTTGGGAAACCAGTAATGTAGTCCGGCGAAGAATGCGAACCCGCCGCCGCCGAAAACAATGTAATGGAAATGCCCGACGACAAAGGCTGTATCATGAAGATGGACGTTTAAAGAAAGGGTGCCAAGCATTAATCCTGAAAGCCCTCCAATGGAAAATTGGAATATAAATGCAAGTGTCAGAAGAAAAGGGGTCTCAAGGACAATAGATCCCTTGTACATAGTGGTAACCCAGTTAAAGACTTTTATTGCGCTGGGTATTGCCACAAGAAAGGTGAGCAGGGAAAAGACCATTGCGGCATTGGAACTGTAACCGCTTACAAACATATGGTGTCCCCATACCATCGAACCCAGGATTGCAATTGCCAGACTCGAATATGCTATGGCCCTGTAACCGAATATGACTCTTCTGCAGAATACAGGTATGATCTCTGCAACGATACCCATCCCTGGAAGGATCATAACATAGACTGCCGGGTGGGAGTATATCCAGAAGAGATGCTGATAGAGTATGGGGTCACCTCCCTTCAGCGGATCAAAGACACCTATACCTAAAAATCTCTCAGCAAGAATCAGGAGAAATGTCATTCCAACAACCGGGGTTGCTATGACGAGTATCCAGGCGGTCGCGTAAACAGACCATACGAAGAGAGGAAGCTTGTGCCACCTCATTCCCGGGGCCCTTAGAATGTGAACGGTTGTCACAAAATTAATCCCTGTTAATATGGAAGACAGACCGAGTATGAATACAGCAAAGACCGCAAGGGATACGTTTGTCCCAGTCTTTATACTGTAGGGCACATAGAAAGTCCAGCCTGTATCAGGAGGACCGTTGCCGGTGAAAAGAGATGTGAAAACGAGGAACGCTCCAATTATATAGAACCACCAGGAGAGCAGATTAAGCCTCGGAAAAGCCATATCTTTTGCGCCAATCTGTATGGGGAGGAAAAAATTGCCTAATACCCCTGTGGTCACGGGGATGATGAATAAGAAGATCATAATGATGCCGTGGAGGGTAAAGACCGAGTTATAGGTCTGTGCCTCCATTATTGTGGCGCCAGGGGCTATAAGTTCCAGCCGTATAAGAAATCCGAGAGTCACACCCATGAAGAAGAAAGTTAATGCAGAGAGTAAATAGAGGATAGCGATGCGTTTATGATCTATTGAGAATATCCATGAGAATAGCCAGGAGAGGAGCCCCGGAGAACGCCCCTCGCTGAAGTAAAATCCTCGATTATCTTCCCTTGATAGATCCACTATAACCCCCGGTTTACATCAAGTCTTTCTTTTTCTGGTTACAAGTACCAGCATTGCCAGGGCCGATGTCAAAACCACTATACCGGTAACTTTCAATGTATTGAAGACATATCTTCTGCCCACGGGGTCGTAACTGAAGCAGAGGAGGATTGCCTTTCTTATAGACGGACCGCTCTTGCCGGCCGCCGCCTCAGTTATAGCCATTTCAAAGTCGAAGGGAAGAAAGCTCTGTCCGTACAGGTATCGTGTAATATGCCCATCTCCTGATA
Above is a genomic segment from Nitrospirota bacterium containing:
- a CDS encoding cbb3-type cytochrome c oxidase subunit I is translated as MVDLSREDNRGFYFSEGRSPGLLSWLFSWIFSIDHKRIAILYLLSALTFFFMGVTLGFLIRLELIAPGATIMEAQTYNSVFTLHGIIMIFLFIIPVTTGVLGNFFLPIQIGAKDMAFPRLNLLSWWFYIIGAFLVFTSLFTGNGPPDTGWTFYVPYSIKTGTNVSLAVFAVFILGLSSILTGINFVTTVHILRAPGMRWHKLPLFVWSVYATAWILVIATPVVGMTFLLILAERFLGIGVFDPLKGGDPILYQHLFWIYSHPAVYVMILPGMGIVAEIIPVFCRRVIFGYRAIAYSSLAIAILGSMVWGHHMFVSGYSSNAAMVFSLLTFLVAIPSAIKVFNWVTTMYKGSIVLETPFLLTLAFIFQFSIGGLSGLMLGTLSLNVHLHDTAFVVGHFHYIVFGGGGFAFFAGLHYWFPKMFGKMYNKKIANISAAFLFVGFNTLYFPMFILGLNGMPRRYYDYLPEFQPWQMVSTFGSWILITGLIIMFANLVYSLKKGERAPENPWGGATLEWQTTSPPPLENFHTPPVVERGPYDYRELL